One window of Eublepharis macularius isolate TG4126 chromosome 17, MPM_Emac_v1.0, whole genome shotgun sequence genomic DNA carries:
- the CLSTN1 gene encoding calsyntenin-1 isoform X1, protein MPRAPLAPACLLAALLCAGIRAARVNKHKPWIETTYHGIVTENDNAVLLDPPLIALDKDAPLRFAESFEVTVTKEGEICGFKIHGQNVPFEAVVVDKTTGEGMIRSKEKLDCELQKDYTFTIQAYDCGKGPDGANAKKSHKATVHIQVNDVNEYAPVFKEKSYKAMVIEGKRYDSILRVEAVDADCSPQFSQICSYEIVTPDVPFAIDKDGYIKNTEKLNYGKEHQYKLTVTAYDCGKKRAAEDVLVKISIKPTCKPGWQGWSKRMEYEPGTGSLALFPNIHLETCDEPITSVQATIELETNHIGKGCDRDTYSEKSLHRLCGASSGTAELLPPPSNTANWTAGLPTDNGHDSDQVFEFNGTQAVKVPDNVVTVNMKEPFVISVWMRHGPGSREKETILCNSDKTDMNRHHYSLYVHNCRLVFLFRQDPSEGQSYKPAEFHWKLNQVCDKEWHHYVLNVELPTVTLYADGVSFDPFPVTEDYPLHPSKIESQLVVGACWQEYSENENDTEKATEIPAGGEHRMAQFFRGNLAGLMIRSGKLENKKVIDCLYTCKEGLDLQMAEDSSKSLKIQMNPSQSVLTLEGDDIDQFDKAMQRISYLNSRQFPTPGIRRIKITSAVKCSNEEACMAIPFVDGYVMVLQPEEPKISLSGINHFARSASEFESPEGVSLFPELRIISTITREVEPEGDGDEDPTVQESLVSEEIMHNLDTCEVTVVGEELNQEQESLEVDLVRLQQKGMEMSSSNLGVIITGVDTMASYEEVLHLIRYRNWHAVALFDRKFKLVCSELNGRYVSNEFKVEVNVIHTANPVDHASHMAAQPQFVQPVHHSFVDLSGHNLANPHPGFSVVPSTATVVIVVCVSFLVFMIILGVFRIRAAHQRTMRDQDSGKENEMDWDDSALTITVNPMETYEDQHSSEEEEEEEEEESEDGEEEDDITSAESESSEEEEGEQEEDQQNVSRQQQLEWDDSTLTY, encoded by the exons AGAGTTTTGAGGTGACAGTCACCAAAGAAG GTGAGATTTGTGGATTTAAAATTCACGGGCAAAATGTCCCCTTTGAAGCCGTGGTGGTGGATAAAACCACTGGCGAGGGCATGATACGATCCAAAGAAAAACTTGACTGCGAGCTGCAGAAGGACTACACATTCACCATCCAAGCTTATGACTGCGGGAAAGGACCAGATGGAGCCAACGCGAAAAAATCCCACAA AGCAACGGTGCACATCCAGGTGAACGATGTGAACGAGTATGCGCCTGTGTTTAAGGAGAAGTCTTACAAGGCAATGGTGATTGAAGGGAAGAGGTACGACAGCATCCTCAGAGTGGAAGCCGTGGATGCCGACTGCTCTCCCCAGTTCAGCCAGATCTGCAGCTATGAAATTGTGACTCCAGATGTTCCTTTTGCGATCGACAAGGATG GTTACATTAAGAACACGGAGAAACTGAATTATGGCAAGGAGCACCAGTACAAGCTCACTGTGACGGCCTACGACTGCGGGAAGAAACGGGCGGCTGAGGACGTGCTGGTGAAGATCAGCATTAAGCCAACGTGCAAGCCTGGCTGGCAAG GCTGGAGCAAAAGAATGGAGTACGAACCCGGGACGGGCTCCCTGGCTCTCTTCCCCAATATCCATCTGGAAACGTGCGACGAGCCCATCACTTCTGTCCAAGCCACGATTGAGCTGGAGACCAACCACATTGGGAAAGGCTGCGACCGAGATACTTACTCTGAGAAATCCCTTCACAGGCTGTGCG GTGCTTCCTCTGGCAcagctgagctgcttccccctccGAGTAACACTGCCAACTGGACGGCCGGCCTTCCTACAGACAATGGCCACGACAGCGACCAAGTCTTCGAGTTCAATGGCACCCAGGCGGTGAAGGTTCCAGACAACGTCGTCACAGTCAACATGAAAGAGCCCTTTGTGATCTCCGTCTGGATGAGGCACGGACCTGGATCTAGGGAAAAGGAGACCATCCTCTGCAATTCAGACAAGACAG ACATGAACCGGCACCACTATTCACTGTATGTGCACAACTGCCGACTCGTCTTCCTCTTCCGCCAAGATCCTTCCGAGGGGCAGAGCTACAAACCGGCAGAATTCCACTGGAAACTGAACCAG GTGTGTGACAAGGAATGGCATCATTATGTCCTCAACGTAGAATTGCCCACAGTGACTCTCTACGCCGATGGTGTTTCTTTCGATCCTTTCCCCGTGACGGAGGATTACCCGCTTCATCCTTCCAAAATAGAGTCCCAGTtggtggttggagcatgctggcaAG AATATTCAGAAAATGAGAATGACACAGAAAAAGCGACTGAGATCCCTGCAG GTGGCGAGCATCGCATGGCTCAGTTCTTCCGAGGCAACCTGGCCGGCTTGATGATACGCTCGGGTAAACTGGAGAACAAAAAAGTGATCGACTGTCTCTACACCTGCAAAGAGGGGCTGGATTTGCAGATGGCCGAGGACAGCAGCAAAAGCCTGAAG ATCCAAATGAATCCAAGCCAGTCGGTGTTGACCTTGGAAGGAGATGACATTGACCAGTTCGACAAAGCCATGCAGCGCATTTCCTACCTGAACTCTCGCCAGTTCCCAACACCCGGGATCAGAAGGATCAAGATCACAAGTGCGGTCAA GTGTTCCAACGAGGAGGCCTGCATGGCCATTCCCTTTGTCGACGGCTACGTCATGGTCTTGCAGCCTGAGGAACCAAAGATCAGCCTGAGTGGCATCAACCACTTCGCCCGTTCTGCTTCCGAGTTTGAGAGCCCCGAAGGGGTCTCCCTCTTTCCCGAGCTCCGCATCATCAGCACCATCACTCGGGAGGTTGAGCCGGAGGGAGACGGTGACGAAGATCCCACAG TCCAAGAATCTTTGGTGTCCGAAGAGATCATGCACAACCTGGACACCTGTGAGGTGACCGTCGTAGGGGAGGAGCTGAACCAAGAGCAGGAGAGCCTGGAGGTGGATCTGGTCCGGCTGCAGCAGAAGGGAATGGAGATGAGCAGTTCCAACCTCGGCGTGATCATTACGG GGGTCGACACAATGGCCAGCTATGAAGAGGTTCTGCATCTGATACGCTACCGCAACTGGCACGCCGTGGCTCTGTTTGACCGGAAGTTTAAATTGGTCTGTTCGGAGCTCAATGGCCGTTACGTCAGCAATGAGTTCAAAGTGGAG GTGAACGTCATCCATACGGCCAACCCTGTGGACCATGCCAGCCACATGGCTGCCCAGCCTCAGTTTGTCCAGCCTGTCCACCATTCCTTTGTTGACCTCTCTGGCCACAACCTGGCTAATCCGCACCCTGGGTTTTCAG TGGTCCCAAGTACGGCCACGGTTGTGATCGTGGTCTGCGTCAGCTTCTTGGTCTTCATGATCATTCTGGGAGTGTTCCGCATCCGAGCTGCCCACCAGCGAACGATGCGAGACCAGGATTCTGGGAAGGAGAACGAGATGGACTGGGACGATTCTGCTCTGACCATTACAGTTAACCCTATGGAG ACGTACGAGGACCAGCACAgcagcgaggaggaggaggaagaggaggaggaggagagcgaaGACGGTGAGGAAGAGGATGACATCACCAGCGCGGAGTCGGAAAGCAGCGAAGAGGAGGAGGGCGAGCAGGAAGAGGACCAGCAGAACGTCAGTCGGCAGCAACAGCTCGAGTGGGACGATTCCACGCTCACCTATTGA
- the CLSTN1 gene encoding calsyntenin-1 isoform X3: MPRAPLAPACLLAALLCAGIRAARVNKHKPWIETTYHGIVTENDNAVLLDPPLIALDKDAPLRFAESFEVTVTKEGEICGFKIHGQNVPFEAVVVDKTTGEGMIRSKEKLDCELQKDYTFTIQAYDCGKGPDGANAKKSHKATVHIQVNDVNEYAPVFKEKSYKAMVIEGKRYDSILRVEAVDADCSPQFSQICSYEIVTPDVPFAIDKDGYIKNTEKLNYGKEHQYKLTVTAYDCGKKRAAEDVLVKISIKPTCKPGWQGWSKRMEYEPGTGSLALFPNIHLETCDEPITSVQATIELETNHIGKGCDRDTYSEKSLHRLCGASSGTAELLPPPSNTANWTAGLPTDNGHDSDQVFEFNGTQAVKVPDNVVTVNMKEPFVISVWMRHGPGSREKETILCNSDKTDMNRHHYSLYVHNCRLVFLFRQDPSEGQSYKPAEFHWKLNQVCDKEWHHYVLNVELPTVTLYADGVSFDPFPVTEDYPLHPSKIESQLVVGACWQGGEHRMAQFFRGNLAGLMIRSGKLENKKVIDCLYTCKEGLDLQMAEDSSKSLKIQMNPSQSVLTLEGDDIDQFDKAMQRISYLNSRQFPTPGIRRIKITSAVKCSNEEACMAIPFVDGYVMVLQPEEPKISLSGINHFARSASEFESPEGVSLFPELRIISTITREVEPEGDGDEDPTVQESLVSEEIMHNLDTCEVTVVGEELNQEQESLEVDLVRLQQKGMEMSSSNLGVIITGVDTMASYEEVLHLIRYRNWHAVALFDRKFKLVCSELNGRYVSNEFKVEVNVIHTANPVDHASHMAAQPQFVQPVHHSFVDLSGHNLANPHPGFSVVPSTATVVIVVCVSFLVFMIILGVFRIRAAHQRTMRDQDSGKENEMDWDDSALTITVNPMETYEDQHSSEEEEEEEEEESEDGEEEDDITSAESESSEEEEGEQEEDQQNVSRQQQLEWDDSTLTY; this comes from the exons AGAGTTTTGAGGTGACAGTCACCAAAGAAG GTGAGATTTGTGGATTTAAAATTCACGGGCAAAATGTCCCCTTTGAAGCCGTGGTGGTGGATAAAACCACTGGCGAGGGCATGATACGATCCAAAGAAAAACTTGACTGCGAGCTGCAGAAGGACTACACATTCACCATCCAAGCTTATGACTGCGGGAAAGGACCAGATGGAGCCAACGCGAAAAAATCCCACAA AGCAACGGTGCACATCCAGGTGAACGATGTGAACGAGTATGCGCCTGTGTTTAAGGAGAAGTCTTACAAGGCAATGGTGATTGAAGGGAAGAGGTACGACAGCATCCTCAGAGTGGAAGCCGTGGATGCCGACTGCTCTCCCCAGTTCAGCCAGATCTGCAGCTATGAAATTGTGACTCCAGATGTTCCTTTTGCGATCGACAAGGATG GTTACATTAAGAACACGGAGAAACTGAATTATGGCAAGGAGCACCAGTACAAGCTCACTGTGACGGCCTACGACTGCGGGAAGAAACGGGCGGCTGAGGACGTGCTGGTGAAGATCAGCATTAAGCCAACGTGCAAGCCTGGCTGGCAAG GCTGGAGCAAAAGAATGGAGTACGAACCCGGGACGGGCTCCCTGGCTCTCTTCCCCAATATCCATCTGGAAACGTGCGACGAGCCCATCACTTCTGTCCAAGCCACGATTGAGCTGGAGACCAACCACATTGGGAAAGGCTGCGACCGAGATACTTACTCTGAGAAATCCCTTCACAGGCTGTGCG GTGCTTCCTCTGGCAcagctgagctgcttccccctccGAGTAACACTGCCAACTGGACGGCCGGCCTTCCTACAGACAATGGCCACGACAGCGACCAAGTCTTCGAGTTCAATGGCACCCAGGCGGTGAAGGTTCCAGACAACGTCGTCACAGTCAACATGAAAGAGCCCTTTGTGATCTCCGTCTGGATGAGGCACGGACCTGGATCTAGGGAAAAGGAGACCATCCTCTGCAATTCAGACAAGACAG ACATGAACCGGCACCACTATTCACTGTATGTGCACAACTGCCGACTCGTCTTCCTCTTCCGCCAAGATCCTTCCGAGGGGCAGAGCTACAAACCGGCAGAATTCCACTGGAAACTGAACCAG GTGTGTGACAAGGAATGGCATCATTATGTCCTCAACGTAGAATTGCCCACAGTGACTCTCTACGCCGATGGTGTTTCTTTCGATCCTTTCCCCGTGACGGAGGATTACCCGCTTCATCCTTCCAAAATAGAGTCCCAGTtggtggttggagcatgctggcaAG GTGGCGAGCATCGCATGGCTCAGTTCTTCCGAGGCAACCTGGCCGGCTTGATGATACGCTCGGGTAAACTGGAGAACAAAAAAGTGATCGACTGTCTCTACACCTGCAAAGAGGGGCTGGATTTGCAGATGGCCGAGGACAGCAGCAAAAGCCTGAAG ATCCAAATGAATCCAAGCCAGTCGGTGTTGACCTTGGAAGGAGATGACATTGACCAGTTCGACAAAGCCATGCAGCGCATTTCCTACCTGAACTCTCGCCAGTTCCCAACACCCGGGATCAGAAGGATCAAGATCACAAGTGCGGTCAA GTGTTCCAACGAGGAGGCCTGCATGGCCATTCCCTTTGTCGACGGCTACGTCATGGTCTTGCAGCCTGAGGAACCAAAGATCAGCCTGAGTGGCATCAACCACTTCGCCCGTTCTGCTTCCGAGTTTGAGAGCCCCGAAGGGGTCTCCCTCTTTCCCGAGCTCCGCATCATCAGCACCATCACTCGGGAGGTTGAGCCGGAGGGAGACGGTGACGAAGATCCCACAG TCCAAGAATCTTTGGTGTCCGAAGAGATCATGCACAACCTGGACACCTGTGAGGTGACCGTCGTAGGGGAGGAGCTGAACCAAGAGCAGGAGAGCCTGGAGGTGGATCTGGTCCGGCTGCAGCAGAAGGGAATGGAGATGAGCAGTTCCAACCTCGGCGTGATCATTACGG GGGTCGACACAATGGCCAGCTATGAAGAGGTTCTGCATCTGATACGCTACCGCAACTGGCACGCCGTGGCTCTGTTTGACCGGAAGTTTAAATTGGTCTGTTCGGAGCTCAATGGCCGTTACGTCAGCAATGAGTTCAAAGTGGAG GTGAACGTCATCCATACGGCCAACCCTGTGGACCATGCCAGCCACATGGCTGCCCAGCCTCAGTTTGTCCAGCCTGTCCACCATTCCTTTGTTGACCTCTCTGGCCACAACCTGGCTAATCCGCACCCTGGGTTTTCAG TGGTCCCAAGTACGGCCACGGTTGTGATCGTGGTCTGCGTCAGCTTCTTGGTCTTCATGATCATTCTGGGAGTGTTCCGCATCCGAGCTGCCCACCAGCGAACGATGCGAGACCAGGATTCTGGGAAGGAGAACGAGATGGACTGGGACGATTCTGCTCTGACCATTACAGTTAACCCTATGGAG ACGTACGAGGACCAGCACAgcagcgaggaggaggaggaagaggaggaggaggagagcgaaGACGGTGAGGAAGAGGATGACATCACCAGCGCGGAGTCGGAAAGCAGCGAAGAGGAGGAGGGCGAGCAGGAAGAGGACCAGCAGAACGTCAGTCGGCAGCAACAGCTCGAGTGGGACGATTCCACGCTCACCTATTGA
- the CLSTN1 gene encoding calsyntenin-1 isoform X4: MPRAPLAPACLLAALLCAGIRAARVNKHKPWIETTYHGIVTENDNAVLLDPPLIALDKDAPLRFAGEICGFKIHGQNVPFEAVVVDKTTGEGMIRSKEKLDCELQKDYTFTIQAYDCGKGPDGANAKKSHKATVHIQVNDVNEYAPVFKEKSYKAMVIEGKRYDSILRVEAVDADCSPQFSQICSYEIVTPDVPFAIDKDGYIKNTEKLNYGKEHQYKLTVTAYDCGKKRAAEDVLVKISIKPTCKPGWQGWSKRMEYEPGTGSLALFPNIHLETCDEPITSVQATIELETNHIGKGCDRDTYSEKSLHRLCGASSGTAELLPPPSNTANWTAGLPTDNGHDSDQVFEFNGTQAVKVPDNVVTVNMKEPFVISVWMRHGPGSREKETILCNSDKTDMNRHHYSLYVHNCRLVFLFRQDPSEGQSYKPAEFHWKLNQVCDKEWHHYVLNVELPTVTLYADGVSFDPFPVTEDYPLHPSKIESQLVVGACWQGGEHRMAQFFRGNLAGLMIRSGKLENKKVIDCLYTCKEGLDLQMAEDSSKSLKIQMNPSQSVLTLEGDDIDQFDKAMQRISYLNSRQFPTPGIRRIKITSAVKCSNEEACMAIPFVDGYVMVLQPEEPKISLSGINHFARSASEFESPEGVSLFPELRIISTITREVEPEGDGDEDPTVQESLVSEEIMHNLDTCEVTVVGEELNQEQESLEVDLVRLQQKGMEMSSSNLGVIITGVDTMASYEEVLHLIRYRNWHAVALFDRKFKLVCSELNGRYVSNEFKVEVNVIHTANPVDHASHMAAQPQFVQPVHHSFVDLSGHNLANPHPGFSVVPSTATVVIVVCVSFLVFMIILGVFRIRAAHQRTMRDQDSGKENEMDWDDSALTITVNPMETYEDQHSSEEEEEEEEEESEDGEEEDDITSAESESSEEEEGEQEEDQQNVSRQQQLEWDDSTLTY; the protein is encoded by the exons GTGAGATTTGTGGATTTAAAATTCACGGGCAAAATGTCCCCTTTGAAGCCGTGGTGGTGGATAAAACCACTGGCGAGGGCATGATACGATCCAAAGAAAAACTTGACTGCGAGCTGCAGAAGGACTACACATTCACCATCCAAGCTTATGACTGCGGGAAAGGACCAGATGGAGCCAACGCGAAAAAATCCCACAA AGCAACGGTGCACATCCAGGTGAACGATGTGAACGAGTATGCGCCTGTGTTTAAGGAGAAGTCTTACAAGGCAATGGTGATTGAAGGGAAGAGGTACGACAGCATCCTCAGAGTGGAAGCCGTGGATGCCGACTGCTCTCCCCAGTTCAGCCAGATCTGCAGCTATGAAATTGTGACTCCAGATGTTCCTTTTGCGATCGACAAGGATG GTTACATTAAGAACACGGAGAAACTGAATTATGGCAAGGAGCACCAGTACAAGCTCACTGTGACGGCCTACGACTGCGGGAAGAAACGGGCGGCTGAGGACGTGCTGGTGAAGATCAGCATTAAGCCAACGTGCAAGCCTGGCTGGCAAG GCTGGAGCAAAAGAATGGAGTACGAACCCGGGACGGGCTCCCTGGCTCTCTTCCCCAATATCCATCTGGAAACGTGCGACGAGCCCATCACTTCTGTCCAAGCCACGATTGAGCTGGAGACCAACCACATTGGGAAAGGCTGCGACCGAGATACTTACTCTGAGAAATCCCTTCACAGGCTGTGCG GTGCTTCCTCTGGCAcagctgagctgcttccccctccGAGTAACACTGCCAACTGGACGGCCGGCCTTCCTACAGACAATGGCCACGACAGCGACCAAGTCTTCGAGTTCAATGGCACCCAGGCGGTGAAGGTTCCAGACAACGTCGTCACAGTCAACATGAAAGAGCCCTTTGTGATCTCCGTCTGGATGAGGCACGGACCTGGATCTAGGGAAAAGGAGACCATCCTCTGCAATTCAGACAAGACAG ACATGAACCGGCACCACTATTCACTGTATGTGCACAACTGCCGACTCGTCTTCCTCTTCCGCCAAGATCCTTCCGAGGGGCAGAGCTACAAACCGGCAGAATTCCACTGGAAACTGAACCAG GTGTGTGACAAGGAATGGCATCATTATGTCCTCAACGTAGAATTGCCCACAGTGACTCTCTACGCCGATGGTGTTTCTTTCGATCCTTTCCCCGTGACGGAGGATTACCCGCTTCATCCTTCCAAAATAGAGTCCCAGTtggtggttggagcatgctggcaAG GTGGCGAGCATCGCATGGCTCAGTTCTTCCGAGGCAACCTGGCCGGCTTGATGATACGCTCGGGTAAACTGGAGAACAAAAAAGTGATCGACTGTCTCTACACCTGCAAAGAGGGGCTGGATTTGCAGATGGCCGAGGACAGCAGCAAAAGCCTGAAG ATCCAAATGAATCCAAGCCAGTCGGTGTTGACCTTGGAAGGAGATGACATTGACCAGTTCGACAAAGCCATGCAGCGCATTTCCTACCTGAACTCTCGCCAGTTCCCAACACCCGGGATCAGAAGGATCAAGATCACAAGTGCGGTCAA GTGTTCCAACGAGGAGGCCTGCATGGCCATTCCCTTTGTCGACGGCTACGTCATGGTCTTGCAGCCTGAGGAACCAAAGATCAGCCTGAGTGGCATCAACCACTTCGCCCGTTCTGCTTCCGAGTTTGAGAGCCCCGAAGGGGTCTCCCTCTTTCCCGAGCTCCGCATCATCAGCACCATCACTCGGGAGGTTGAGCCGGAGGGAGACGGTGACGAAGATCCCACAG TCCAAGAATCTTTGGTGTCCGAAGAGATCATGCACAACCTGGACACCTGTGAGGTGACCGTCGTAGGGGAGGAGCTGAACCAAGAGCAGGAGAGCCTGGAGGTGGATCTGGTCCGGCTGCAGCAGAAGGGAATGGAGATGAGCAGTTCCAACCTCGGCGTGATCATTACGG GGGTCGACACAATGGCCAGCTATGAAGAGGTTCTGCATCTGATACGCTACCGCAACTGGCACGCCGTGGCTCTGTTTGACCGGAAGTTTAAATTGGTCTGTTCGGAGCTCAATGGCCGTTACGTCAGCAATGAGTTCAAAGTGGAG GTGAACGTCATCCATACGGCCAACCCTGTGGACCATGCCAGCCACATGGCTGCCCAGCCTCAGTTTGTCCAGCCTGTCCACCATTCCTTTGTTGACCTCTCTGGCCACAACCTGGCTAATCCGCACCCTGGGTTTTCAG TGGTCCCAAGTACGGCCACGGTTGTGATCGTGGTCTGCGTCAGCTTCTTGGTCTTCATGATCATTCTGGGAGTGTTCCGCATCCGAGCTGCCCACCAGCGAACGATGCGAGACCAGGATTCTGGGAAGGAGAACGAGATGGACTGGGACGATTCTGCTCTGACCATTACAGTTAACCCTATGGAG ACGTACGAGGACCAGCACAgcagcgaggaggaggaggaagaggaggaggaggagagcgaaGACGGTGAGGAAGAGGATGACATCACCAGCGCGGAGTCGGAAAGCAGCGAAGAGGAGGAGGGCGAGCAGGAAGAGGACCAGCAGAACGTCAGTCGGCAGCAACAGCTCGAGTGGGACGATTCCACGCTCACCTATTGA
- the CLSTN1 gene encoding calsyntenin-1 isoform X2: protein MPRAPLAPACLLAALLCAGIRAARVNKHKPWIETTYHGIVTENDNAVLLDPPLIALDKDAPLRFAGEICGFKIHGQNVPFEAVVVDKTTGEGMIRSKEKLDCELQKDYTFTIQAYDCGKGPDGANAKKSHKATVHIQVNDVNEYAPVFKEKSYKAMVIEGKRYDSILRVEAVDADCSPQFSQICSYEIVTPDVPFAIDKDGYIKNTEKLNYGKEHQYKLTVTAYDCGKKRAAEDVLVKISIKPTCKPGWQGWSKRMEYEPGTGSLALFPNIHLETCDEPITSVQATIELETNHIGKGCDRDTYSEKSLHRLCGASSGTAELLPPPSNTANWTAGLPTDNGHDSDQVFEFNGTQAVKVPDNVVTVNMKEPFVISVWMRHGPGSREKETILCNSDKTDMNRHHYSLYVHNCRLVFLFRQDPSEGQSYKPAEFHWKLNQVCDKEWHHYVLNVELPTVTLYADGVSFDPFPVTEDYPLHPSKIESQLVVGACWQEYSENENDTEKATEIPAGGEHRMAQFFRGNLAGLMIRSGKLENKKVIDCLYTCKEGLDLQMAEDSSKSLKIQMNPSQSVLTLEGDDIDQFDKAMQRISYLNSRQFPTPGIRRIKITSAVKCSNEEACMAIPFVDGYVMVLQPEEPKISLSGINHFARSASEFESPEGVSLFPELRIISTITREVEPEGDGDEDPTVQESLVSEEIMHNLDTCEVTVVGEELNQEQESLEVDLVRLQQKGMEMSSSNLGVIITGVDTMASYEEVLHLIRYRNWHAVALFDRKFKLVCSELNGRYVSNEFKVEVNVIHTANPVDHASHMAAQPQFVQPVHHSFVDLSGHNLANPHPGFSVVPSTATVVIVVCVSFLVFMIILGVFRIRAAHQRTMRDQDSGKENEMDWDDSALTITVNPMETYEDQHSSEEEEEEEEEESEDGEEEDDITSAESESSEEEEGEQEEDQQNVSRQQQLEWDDSTLTY from the exons GTGAGATTTGTGGATTTAAAATTCACGGGCAAAATGTCCCCTTTGAAGCCGTGGTGGTGGATAAAACCACTGGCGAGGGCATGATACGATCCAAAGAAAAACTTGACTGCGAGCTGCAGAAGGACTACACATTCACCATCCAAGCTTATGACTGCGGGAAAGGACCAGATGGAGCCAACGCGAAAAAATCCCACAA AGCAACGGTGCACATCCAGGTGAACGATGTGAACGAGTATGCGCCTGTGTTTAAGGAGAAGTCTTACAAGGCAATGGTGATTGAAGGGAAGAGGTACGACAGCATCCTCAGAGTGGAAGCCGTGGATGCCGACTGCTCTCCCCAGTTCAGCCAGATCTGCAGCTATGAAATTGTGACTCCAGATGTTCCTTTTGCGATCGACAAGGATG GTTACATTAAGAACACGGAGAAACTGAATTATGGCAAGGAGCACCAGTACAAGCTCACTGTGACGGCCTACGACTGCGGGAAGAAACGGGCGGCTGAGGACGTGCTGGTGAAGATCAGCATTAAGCCAACGTGCAAGCCTGGCTGGCAAG GCTGGAGCAAAAGAATGGAGTACGAACCCGGGACGGGCTCCCTGGCTCTCTTCCCCAATATCCATCTGGAAACGTGCGACGAGCCCATCACTTCTGTCCAAGCCACGATTGAGCTGGAGACCAACCACATTGGGAAAGGCTGCGACCGAGATACTTACTCTGAGAAATCCCTTCACAGGCTGTGCG GTGCTTCCTCTGGCAcagctgagctgcttccccctccGAGTAACACTGCCAACTGGACGGCCGGCCTTCCTACAGACAATGGCCACGACAGCGACCAAGTCTTCGAGTTCAATGGCACCCAGGCGGTGAAGGTTCCAGACAACGTCGTCACAGTCAACATGAAAGAGCCCTTTGTGATCTCCGTCTGGATGAGGCACGGACCTGGATCTAGGGAAAAGGAGACCATCCTCTGCAATTCAGACAAGACAG ACATGAACCGGCACCACTATTCACTGTATGTGCACAACTGCCGACTCGTCTTCCTCTTCCGCCAAGATCCTTCCGAGGGGCAGAGCTACAAACCGGCAGAATTCCACTGGAAACTGAACCAG GTGTGTGACAAGGAATGGCATCATTATGTCCTCAACGTAGAATTGCCCACAGTGACTCTCTACGCCGATGGTGTTTCTTTCGATCCTTTCCCCGTGACGGAGGATTACCCGCTTCATCCTTCCAAAATAGAGTCCCAGTtggtggttggagcatgctggcaAG AATATTCAGAAAATGAGAATGACACAGAAAAAGCGACTGAGATCCCTGCAG GTGGCGAGCATCGCATGGCTCAGTTCTTCCGAGGCAACCTGGCCGGCTTGATGATACGCTCGGGTAAACTGGAGAACAAAAAAGTGATCGACTGTCTCTACACCTGCAAAGAGGGGCTGGATTTGCAGATGGCCGAGGACAGCAGCAAAAGCCTGAAG ATCCAAATGAATCCAAGCCAGTCGGTGTTGACCTTGGAAGGAGATGACATTGACCAGTTCGACAAAGCCATGCAGCGCATTTCCTACCTGAACTCTCGCCAGTTCCCAACACCCGGGATCAGAAGGATCAAGATCACAAGTGCGGTCAA GTGTTCCAACGAGGAGGCCTGCATGGCCATTCCCTTTGTCGACGGCTACGTCATGGTCTTGCAGCCTGAGGAACCAAAGATCAGCCTGAGTGGCATCAACCACTTCGCCCGTTCTGCTTCCGAGTTTGAGAGCCCCGAAGGGGTCTCCCTCTTTCCCGAGCTCCGCATCATCAGCACCATCACTCGGGAGGTTGAGCCGGAGGGAGACGGTGACGAAGATCCCACAG TCCAAGAATCTTTGGTGTCCGAAGAGATCATGCACAACCTGGACACCTGTGAGGTGACCGTCGTAGGGGAGGAGCTGAACCAAGAGCAGGAGAGCCTGGAGGTGGATCTGGTCCGGCTGCAGCAGAAGGGAATGGAGATGAGCAGTTCCAACCTCGGCGTGATCATTACGG GGGTCGACACAATGGCCAGCTATGAAGAGGTTCTGCATCTGATACGCTACCGCAACTGGCACGCCGTGGCTCTGTTTGACCGGAAGTTTAAATTGGTCTGTTCGGAGCTCAATGGCCGTTACGTCAGCAATGAGTTCAAAGTGGAG GTGAACGTCATCCATACGGCCAACCCTGTGGACCATGCCAGCCACATGGCTGCCCAGCCTCAGTTTGTCCAGCCTGTCCACCATTCCTTTGTTGACCTCTCTGGCCACAACCTGGCTAATCCGCACCCTGGGTTTTCAG TGGTCCCAAGTACGGCCACGGTTGTGATCGTGGTCTGCGTCAGCTTCTTGGTCTTCATGATCATTCTGGGAGTGTTCCGCATCCGAGCTGCCCACCAGCGAACGATGCGAGACCAGGATTCTGGGAAGGAGAACGAGATGGACTGGGACGATTCTGCTCTGACCATTACAGTTAACCCTATGGAG ACGTACGAGGACCAGCACAgcagcgaggaggaggaggaagaggaggaggaggagagcgaaGACGGTGAGGAAGAGGATGACATCACCAGCGCGGAGTCGGAAAGCAGCGAAGAGGAGGAGGGCGAGCAGGAAGAGGACCAGCAGAACGTCAGTCGGCAGCAACAGCTCGAGTGGGACGATTCCACGCTCACCTATTGA